In Panicum virgatum strain AP13 chromosome 5K, P.virgatum_v5, whole genome shotgun sequence, the genomic window CACTAGccagaaagccgtgcatgtctagataggggctatgtatacccatggtcggataagccttgctaagtattagtatactcagggtttgttgccacaattatttcaggacacccggATGTCGACTTATGTCCCTGCTGCGTTAAGTTAATCCGTCGTGATGCAGAaggatgggaggttgtggagcccgACACTTAGTTAGGGATCTCCTCGGGTACTCTTTGGTAGTTGTAGATCCTTTCCTCTCTATTCGGACCTTATTTTCGATATTGTAAAGTTTATAGGTTATGTATGTATTCAAATTTGGTTTGGTCGAGTCTTAtgtatattgttgtattttcGAATGTATGTCgtgtttgtaccatctgcgcccaccttcgcatgggactatcggtgttgtttcaatcgggacgtgggttgagaaatgatcgccaaattaagccgttaagctaatgcgtccgatgtgttcaaatgacggccgttactcttaattagagttttaatttggcagttttaatttgacggttctgTTACAGAAACACACGATCTGCCTACTTTACTAAGGTTCAACACCTTACCACACGATTCTAATAATTTCATTAACaagtttttaaattatttttctccaaaattACATATTTGGTTTCTGCCTAAACTATTGAGTTCGCCACAATTAAAACTGTTAAAtatttggttttttttttttggggggggggggggggggaggggcaaCAAATGGGACCCGCTGAAACGGGACACCGGTCTGGATTCCGCCGCGAAAGGTGTTTGTCAGCttagtcgccggcggcggcatcagtATCTATGACTGCGAGCACCGCTGACCGACGTGCAAGACGAGGATACCGCGCCATCGCGGCAGCTGGAAGCCTGGAATCCCTGTCCGTCCAATAGCTGAATGCCGGAGCGGATCCTCTGtcagccctgtccgtccaatAGCTGAATGCCGGAGCGGATCCTCTGTCAGATACTCCGGGCGCCTGGGTTGATCAGGTATTCAGGAGCCGAATTCAGTGAACTGAGTCGTAGTCTAAGCCTGATTGCGGCCTTTCGCAGCTTGTGCACATAGACATAGACAAAGTCTGTCAGAAAGATTATGGAAAGCAGGGACGGGAAGAGCAACGAATAAAACCGCGCGTGCACACCTCCTCGGTGTGGTCTGAACAGACAATTGAAGCTTTCGTTTCTTGAGGACTGACACTTACAGGAAATGACACATTTCTTTGTAGTGTTAGTTTGATTGTTCCCTTTGCACTCGTCAGATGAAACCGCAAAAATTTCAGACCATGTGAGGACAAGTTTCCTGCTTCAGTCGTAGAGTAGTCCGTGATCTGTAAACAGGACCGCATCGGCATCTCGGCATCTGTAGTTCTGTACGCACTATGACTCTACAACAGTACAACTACGCAGCCATGGTTAGAATGATATAACCACTTGCCGATTCACACTTCACCGTACATATTCACCAGAGACCATTTGCCACCAAATGTAAGAGCTTCCATATAAGATATATAAAGCTAAAAACAAGTAACGGTGAAACAGTGTATTAGCAGAGACTGCAAATTATGCAGCTCTCGGTAGTGGGTGAGCTTCTGGTCATACAGATGAGCTTGCCTTTCAACTATCAGGTGCTTGTGCTTCAGCATCGCTAAAAAAGGATTATACTGACCTACACATTTGCATAGGAGAAGACCGACGAAAAGGTCCCAGGCAGAGGAAGTGGGTCTGTCTCACAAGTGCAAGAAACACCGGTTACTTTTGCTAGTAGCGATCGCTCCCAGAGAATGAAAGAAGTACTGAAGCAATGGTGAATATTTTGTCATTTGTGGATGGATAGCTCATGGAGATGAGCCATGTCAGGGTTAGACGCGCCGCACGCCTTCTCCAGGGGATCCTTGCAGCGCCTCTGGAGCTCCAGGTACTTCTCCAGGTTGAAGTTCTGCCTCTGGATCAGCTTCCTCTGCCGAGACTCAAACATCCTTTCCATGAAGTCACGGTAGGTTGGATCCCTTGATGTGATGAGGAAGTACGCATACCCCACAACCAGTCCCGTCGTGGTCGTGAAGAACGTGATGGGCTCCATGACATCCCAAGAGAACTCCCAGAacgtgagcctgaagaagaggCCGACCTGGGTGATCAGGAAACCCAGGCCAGACCAGAGGATGCGTCGGACTTGCTTGTGCGCCAGCTTGTTGATATCTTCCAGCTGAGCTTGGAGCTGCTTGAGCTCTTCCTTCCCCGGATCGTTTTCAGGTGTCAGTGCAAGGGGCATAGCTTTCCTTACAAGATCCACAATCTGTATAAAACAAGAGAATTAGCATCTGCCAATGGTAGGTATCTGGTAGTGTTATGAAACTGCTTACGTAAGATCACGAGACAGCAAATCTGGACCTATATTTATAAGAATTTTGAGAAATGTAAATGGGAAGTTCAGCATATGTGGACATGCCATATCCTAATTTGTATTTCAGTTTGCTACACCATGTATCACTGAAACTTTCACATGGCAATATCCTGAAAAATCAACTTACAATGCGACCGAGACCGATCCTAGAAAGGAATACGGAGTAActtaaaaacaaaaacaaattgaaAGAACTTAAAAACAACAAAATAATGTGCAAGAAATATGCAAGAGTGTATATACAATTCAAACAAATGTGGAACACAATGGGAAGTAAACATGATTTAAGAGTATAATAGAAGATCTTTTTTGTGAAACTTCATGACTTTGTTCCAAATATAGCCAACAGCTAATGTAATCCAGCACCATCAACCTTACTGAGAAATGGTAGTTAAAGTTTTCTCATCTATCCCTTTGTTCATCTTGCCTCAAGGCTCCAAATTGCACATCATGTGAGACAAAGAAGCTTGAAATTACTTAAgtcttaaacaaaaaaaaacataggaCAGACAATGTGAAAAGCAATCAACTATCAAGCAAATTGCTTTCCATCATGACCCAGACACCCACTACTGAATTTCTTCATCACTCAACAAACTTTATGGTTTATACACGGTAGACTGGTAGGTGGTAACTCAATACACAAAACAAGCAGTTTGGATAGCGGACAATGCATCCTATGTCACAAGTCACTCGCCCATCCTATACGTGATAATGAAAACAAGATAGAGGCAGTGCAAAGAGACAGTAGCCTCGACATGGCAATGACCCGTCCTGTAAGAGAGGGCAGATCAAAGAAAAGTAGAAAAAGTAAAGGCACCAATTCGCGCTTTGCCAGAAAATGAATTCCTCCCCATGGAAGAAAACCGGATGACTTTTGCACAGGTGCGCACAGTGTGAGCACCCCAGAGGGGCACGCCGTGATCCACTAGTCGCTACCACCTAGGGGCCGCCCCGTCCACAAGCATACTGATCACCTTTCCCCCTAGACAGTGCCACCTGCAAGCGGGATTGCTTCTAGTCTAAACAGTACGGCCACGAGATCATGATGGTTTTAAAGGCCAGTCTCGATCGGTAGGTTCAGCCGTTCGCACAGACTGCACTATGAATCTTAACGTCGAAGGGCACACGCAATTTTAACGAGTGAATCCATGGACCATCGGTATAATCTGCAGGTGATGTAACATTGGACCATCGCTTGTAAAGCTGACCAAACCCTGCAGGTCACCATCTGAACCTATGGATGCACGGATCTGTACTTAAGCCATGAGCGCCATGCTTAGCGCCGGCGGCAATACTTCGCCGGCAAATTTCCCGATTGGTCAAACAAGTTCTTCAATGCGCTCCTTGGTTACATCGAAAAATAAAAATGTCTTCTCTAAGATTTCAGGCATACTAGGACCGGAGGTACGCATGGGATTGGGTGGTGGGTCATACGACTATTCAAACAGCGAACAAACAAAAAAggatcaccggcggcgaggagcacgGGTAAACCGAGCCGCGAAGGAGGGAACCCAGCGAAccgaggcggcgaggaggagggaggggaggggtagGATAGGGCGGCAATGCGATGCGAGCTGACCTTATCGGGCTGGAGGTAGACCCTGTCGCGGAAGAGCAGCACGACGCCGGCCTCGTCGAGCGCGcccgcgagcgcggcggcctcggcgcgcgTCCTGGCCGCGCCGGCCTCCTGGCACACGCGCAGCAGGTCCGCGTACGGGATCACCTCCCCGTCCCCGAGTTGCCGCTTGAGCGCGTCGACGTTGGCCAGCCGCATcagccgccgcgcctccgccggcgtcacctcctcctccccgtcccCCCTCGCCGCCTCCGCACCCGGGAGCGACGCGTAGCCGCGGCTGGGGCTGCAGCGCTGgagcgcgcacggcggcggcggcggccacaggcggcgcgcgccggaggccccgcgcccggccgccgaggcggaggccgaggacgaggcggcgcggaggagggagCGGGATACGCGCCACATTGACATCGGTCGGGTCGGTGTCggtgcctctctctctctctctctctctctctctctctctctctctctctctctctctctctctctctctctctctctcctcggaTGCTGCGTGTGGTGGGCGgacgggaggggagggagagataagaggggtggagggggggggggggggggtcaaagCCGGAGGAGGGACGGAGCGCGAAGTATGGAGAGGTGAAGGGGGGAAGCGGTGGCGAGGAAGACGAGAGGAGCGGCTGGGAGGAGGCCGCGTTCCGGCGGCGTTCGCGTTCGCGTGGAGTTTGGCTTATTTTTGGAGCGGTGGGGGCTTCTTTCCTTTTTCGTCCGCCATGGGCCTGCCTGTGCAGTGCTTCTGCCTTCTGGGTGGGTTCGCCTTTCTGAGTTTCTGTCCACAAAATAAGGGAAAGACCGGAAGAGCGTGTTGGTTTCCGGAAGCTGCTTGCTTGCTTTCACGCTATACGACGCCACGTTAAAAGATTATTTACTTGCCcgttaaatatttatttaaaagGAATATTCGCTTGCCTATTATACAAAGTTAATGctttattttttcaaaaaatattttatggaACATGCAAATAGTTGTATTGTTAAAACGAGGaccatagatttttttttggagaacGATGACCATAGATTAAGCAGTAAGCATTGCCTTTTATGAGCACTTGAAAAATGATGTGTTGCTAAGAAGTGGATGGACAATTATCTAGCTGTAACGGGTGTGTACAAACAAAACACTTCACGTAACCATAACGATAAATTTGGATTTATATCGAAATAGCTAAAGCGAGAATGTATGATTAGATTCAGAGGGcgtttggatccaagtgctaaATAGTAAAATTTAAGATTACTCTATTCAAACAGGATTGCTAATGGAAGTGCTAATAGGTCATAAAGTTTAACACTCAATTCTAACCCATCAAACAGACTTTTAGAGACCCATTTTCAGCTAACCCAATGTAATTTTACCGTGGAATCTGGAGCATTACCTCTCCTAGTAGAATAATGAGAGTAGGGAAAGCGGGTATAATCCAACCAATCATAAAGGCACTTAGCATCCATCACTAAAATGGCATGTGGCTGACCGCCTCCAAACATCTCGTGTCTCCCCTCATTTTGATTTTTATATTTACATGATGTATCGTAATTTGAGAAAACTAAACTTTTTAAGGTTTGATTAAACTGCACTAATAGCTCATGGATCTTTGAATATGATATTTCGAAAAAAATTCATATCCTATAATACGCTATGTAAAGAAATcatactattactaattggaggctccttttgaagcctccaagtgaagccacctaggattctaggtggacaatctaaaaaatagagaaattctataaattctcacaaaaatcagaaacatccggccatcaattccgcaactctaatcataatagccattggatctgttatcttttttaataaattacccacctttgccattatgaagatagactaaagtaaccccctaaacatgtatctaaattacccacctctaccattataaaaaataatctaaagtaacccacTAATGTTCATGTAAATTatccacttatgccattataaagtaatatcaaataacctcctaaattttcatatatattattcaataataacataataaaaagttaaaatgaaccccaaatctgaatcaaaattatattattataataaaatcttaaagtgTATCAatgtaaaattctaaattactattcctatcattattaatatatcatctatgttattatttatataaacatactaaCCACCATAATGtgtttgtcaccatatattcatgtataagagaaaaataataccaattttcatttgttcacatagctcaaacaaagtgttcaattaaacatgtatcaaacatatatggaggtgtgatgcgaagtgagaaaaaaatgttagtaactaaacctatcatatttattataattatatagtgataaatatgtatctttgcAGTACTTGATTAaaatatttaattggttaaaaaatgtgtgagatagataattattagatatctttAAATAGCTCGTGCGGGAGCACATGTTGATAGACTAGTTAAGAAAATTAGAGAGGGTCAGCATGGAAGTTCCCCCGTGGACCGTAGTACCTTTTCGTGTTCGTTACAAACACAAAAGTAATTGAAATTTGCGTGCACATTGAAGGAAAAATCAGGACACGCACACAAAAGAAATGAAAACGAAAAGGAGGTTCATCTGTCAGGTTCAGAGGCTTCCCTTAGCCTGATAAATTCTTCCAATGTCGAGAATGAACGAGGACACGGCACGGCGGTCGACGCCGACCGGACGCCTTTGAGCCCCACCACGCCCGTGGTCGACACGTCCTGGACGCGGCGCCTGTCGCGCAGCTCGAACAAAGCAACCTGATGCGACGCGCCCAAGCGATCAGGCAGCATGTGCCAGCACGGCCTCAAAGCGAAGAGTTAATTCCCTGTGTGCCATCACAAAATTAGACCAATCCCTTATGTGCCATTGAAAATATAGTCATCCCTTCAATGCCATTGTTTTTAATTTTCCATCCCCTCTGTGCCATTCCGTCAGCTTCAGCCGTTAGTTGTGCCTGACGCTGCTCCTCCTCTTCTGCGGCGCGCCCCTGTCGAAGGCCCACCAGTCCACGCCGTTGCCGTGGCCGCTCCCGCTCACGAGCTCCGACGCGAGGTACTCGTGCGTGCCCACGCAGTCCTtggagctcgccgtcgccccgGAGCAGGACGTTCTCCGGCTTGAggccgctcctcctcgccgccgccggccacgggccgctcctcctcgccgccgccggccacgggctgctcctcctcgccgccgggcaCGACCTCCGCGCGCTGCTCCTGCACGCCACCCCGCGGTCGTGCTCGTGCGCCCGTGCCTGCTGTGGCAGCCGCGCGACGCCTCGCCCCCCGACGCCGCTGgatccgccgccgacccgtgGGGAGGAGGGACGAGGCGCCACCGGAGCCCCACTTGGCCACTCGAGCGCTGCCGGCCGGGGAGCTGACGGGGGCGGCAATGCTGGAAGGAGGCGGCAGGAAAGGGGAGGAGGCGCGCCCCCGTGCGCCGGCCCCACCGCGGCCTCCGCC contains:
- the LOC120708463 gene encoding calcium uniporter protein 6, mitochondrial-like; protein product: MSMWRVSRSLLRAASSSASASAAGRGASGARRLWPPPPPCALQRCSPSRGYASLPGAEAARGDGEEEVTPAEARRLMRLANVDALKRQLGDGEVIPYADLLRVCQEAGAARTRAEAAALAGALDEAGVVLLFRDRVYLQPDKIVDLVRKAMPLALTPENDPGKEELKQLQAQLEDINKLAHKQVRRILWSGLGFLITQVGLFFRLTFWEFSWDVMEPITFFTTTTGLVVGYAYFLITSRDPTYRDFMERMFESRQRKLIQRQNFNLEKYLELQRRCKDPLEKACGASNPDMAHLHELSIHK